From a single Brassica oleracea var. oleracea cultivar TO1000 chromosome C5, BOL, whole genome shotgun sequence genomic region:
- the LOC106292688 gene encoding peptidyl-prolyl cis-trans isomerase FKBP17-2, chloroplastic-like has product MANLFTVTAPFLSKPFTKTAPYHLCCASSSTPPEQNPPSQPESSPSPPPQSIKTEQPVASQQKRKKSVETTDWVASSLTRRFGIGAGLAWAGFLAFGVISEQIKTRLEVSQEEANTRDVEEEKEIILPNGIRYYDLRLGGGATPRAGDLVVINMKGQVQETGQVFVDTFGSKDQNKKPLALVVGSKPYSKGLCEGVDYVLRSMKAGGKRRVIVPPSLGFGEEGAELESGFQIPPSASLEYVVEIERVSIAPA; this is encoded by the exons ATGGCGAATCTATTCACCGTTACAGCTCCGTTCCTTTCAAAGCCGTTCACGAAAACGGCGCCGTACCACCTGTGTTGCGCCTCTTCTTCCACTCCTCCGGAGCAGAACCCTCCTTCTCAGCCAGAGTCTTCTCCTTCTCCTCCTCCTCAATCCATAAAGACGGAGCAACCCGTCGCATCGCAACAGAAGAGGAAGAAAAGCGTCGAGACGACGGATTGGGTCGCTTCTTCTTTGACGCGGCGGTTCGGAATCGGCGCGGGTCTTGCCTGGGCGGGGTTTCTGGCTTTCGGTGTGATCTCAGAGCAGATCAAAACACGTCTTGAGGTTTCTCAGGAAGAAGCTAACACAAG AGACGTCGAAGAAGAGAAGGAGATCATATTGCCCAATGGCATTAG GTACTATGATCTGCGTCTTGGAGGAGGGGCAACACCAAGAGCAGGTGATTTGGTAGTGATTAATATGAAGGGACAAGTGCAAGAAACCGGACAAGTGTTTGTGGACACATTTGGAAGCAAAGACCAGAATAAGAAGCCATTGGCTCTTGTGGTGGGTTCAAAGCCATATAGCAAAGGATTATGCGAAGGTGTAGATTATGTTCTGAGGTCGATGAAGGCTGGAGGTAAAAGGAGAGTGATCGTTCCACCATCTTTAGGATTTGGAGAAGAGGGTGCTGAACTGGAATCGGGTTTTCAGATACCGCCTTCTGCTTCGCTGGAGTATGTAGTTGAGATTGAAAGAGTCTCGATTGCTCCTGCTTGA